The sequence GGCTTCACCGTCTCGCTGGTGACCCACACCCAACACCACACGACGCTGGCGCACAAGCGGCCCGGCGAGCGGGTCAACCTGGAGGTGGACATCATCGCGAAGTACGTCGAGCGGCTCTGCGGTCCGTCGCCCGGCGCGGGGGTCGACCTCGACCTGCTACGACGGGCGGGGTTCGCCTAGAGGGAGGAGGCATCGTGCCGCTGGCGACAATCGAGCAGGCCATCGCCGCGCTGCGCGCGGGCCGGTTCGTCATCATCGTCGACGGGCCGGACCGGGAGAACGAGGGCGATCTCTGCATCGCCGGACAGTTCATCACACCGGAAGCGGTGAACTTCATCGTGCGCGAGGCGCGCGGGCTCCTCTGCGCAGCGATGGCGCCGGAGTGGGTCGACCGGCTGCGCCTGCCGCTCATGGTCGACCCGGCGTCCAACTCGGCACCCTTCGGCACCGCCTTCACCGTGTCGGTGGAGGCACGCCAGGGGGTCACGACCGGCATCTCGGCGCACGACCGGGCCCGGACGATCCGCACCCTTGCCGATCCGGCCTCCACCCCAGCCGACTTCGCCATGCCCGGCCACGTCTTCCCGCTCCGCGCCCGTCCCGGCGGGGTGCTGGAGCGACCGGGGCAGACCGAGGCGGCGGTCGACCTGGCACGCCTGGCCGGGCTGCACCCGGTGGTGGCGATCTGCGAGATCATGGCGGACGACGGGACCATGGCCCGCCTCCCCGAACTGGAGCGCTTCGCCACGCGCCACGACATCCCGATCATCAGCGTCGCCGACCTCGCCGCCGTTCGCCGGGCACAGGCAGACCGCCACCCGGCCGGCGTGGCAGACCACAGCCCCGCGGGGACCGCCGCCCGCGAGGGTACGGCGTACGGGTGCTAGCGGCGGCGCAGCGCCCACACAACCGCACGGGGGCACCAGGGCACCCCGGTACGCAGCAGGCGTAAGGAGAGAGACGATGCGGACGATTGAGGGTATGTTGACCGGGCGCGGGCTGCGCATCGGTATGGTAGTCGCACGCTTCAATGAGTTCGTCACCTCGAAGCTCATGGAGGGCGCGCTGGACGCGCTGGTGCGGCACGAGGTCGATCCCGACGCGATCGACGTGCTGTGGGTGCCGGGCTCGTTCGAGATCCCGCTCGCGGCCAAGCGCATGGCCGACTCCGGGCGCTACGACGCGGTGGTCTGCCTCGGCGCCGTGATCCGGGGCGCAACCCCGCACTTCGACTACGTCGCGTCCGAGGTCGCCAAGGGGGTGGCGAACGTATCGCTCGCCACCGGCGTCCCGGTCATCTTCGGGGTGCTCACCACCGACACCATCGAGCAGGCGATCGAGCGCGCCGGCACCAAAGCAGGCAACAAGGGCTTCGACGCCGCCGTCACCGCGATCGAGATGGCCAACGCCCTGCGGCAACTCGACACCGTCGCAGCGAGCGTCTGACCACCGGGATGACGGCAGCGGAGCCGGGCCGACGGCCCGGCTCCGCGCCGTGTGCCTTGCCCCGAGAACCTCGCATGCTCCACCAATCGCGACGCTCTCACGAAATGACCACGCGCAACACTTGACATTTCACCATCCTGTGATACGATCATAGTACCTTAGTACTAGCCATGTTGTGCCGTAAGATCACCCGACTCATCGGGTGGGTTCGGCGCGCCTGAATGGAAGGAGGTCGGGGAGCGAGACGCCTCGCGCCCCGGCGAGAGGCTGCTGCATGCCCGGCGCGAGGCACGGGGTAGGGGAGGAGTACCGGTCGCCGACCGGCAGGAAGGAAGCATGCCATTGCACACCAGACTGCTTCGCCTCGCGGTGGCGCTGGGGCTGGCCACCGCGCTCTTGACGGCTGCCATCAGTCCCGCCGTCGCTGATTCCGCGGATGCGGTGGTGGACCGCATCTACTTCCCCTGGGTGCCGCACCACGACACGATCGCCGGGGTGGCCGGTGTGACCGGCGCGATCATCGTGCAGAACGTGGAGCCCGTCGCGGTCGATGTGGTGGTCAAGAACACCGTCGGACAGAAGCTCGCCGGGCTCACGCTCAATCCGCGCGCATCGCAGGTCTGGACCGCCGCACAACTGAAGATACCGCGGGAGAATCCCGAGGAGGGCACCCCCGGCGGGGCCGGGATCGTCGTTGAGGCAACCTGGACTGACCCAAAGGAGGTCAACCAGATCGACCAAAGTGTCTGCGTGGAGCGCGATATTCCGTTTAGTAGGAACCCCTCACGTAGCTTCGATGTCCTCCAGAAGCTGACCCTGACGTCCCCCGTTCTCATCGGCAAGATCTACCAGCCGGACTTCGTCTTCCCTGCCGATAGCTACGTCGCCCGGTGGGACGGAAACGGCACGCTTGCCGTCGACTGGAGCCCGAGCGGGCCGGAGCCGGCAGCAAACGTAACCTATCGGGTGAAGGTGTACGAAAAGTGCCCGCCCCCTCGGATCGCCGGAGTCGAGAAGCACACGGTCGGCACTCTGTTCGGCCCGCAGACGACGAGCACTACCGAGATGGTGGACGGTTACAGCGCCGTGCCGCACAGCGACCTGAAGCGTGCAGCACAGGGCGGGGAGACACTGGAGGAGCAGATCCGCTGGGTCGTTCCCATCGTGCAGACCAGCAGCGGCTGGAACACCGAGATCTTCATCACCAATGTTTCCCAGAACGACACCACGGTGAACGCCACGTTCTATCCGGCTCAAGGCCAGGGTGTGGCTGGCCGGGGAACCCTTATCCTCGGCAACTACTGGCTGCCCGCGGGGGAGAGCGTGTCGGTCGACCTCATGGCCGACACCCCGCTGCCAGAGGGGCGCGTCGGGTCGCTCTGGGTGGACGCGACAGAGGACGTGGTCGTCGCGGCGTTCCGGATGAAGCCGGAAACGGGCATGATGCTAACAACCGTCGCTCAGCCGCGCTACGATGAGCCCACGAATGGGGACACCTGCGACCAGTGCGTTGCGTACGGCCCCCTGGTGTTCCGCGACTACAACGGCTGGAACACGGGGATCAACATCGCGAATCTGTCCAGCTTCTATAACCGGGTCACGGTGACCTATTACAACTACGACGGCAACGTGGCGGCAACTGATTTGCTCACCATCCCGCCACGGGCGATGGAGTACGTCTACACCCCGGCCACGGGCAATGTCGGTATCGGCGACAGCCAGATCACGGCGGTGCAGATCGTGGGCAACTACCCACTGGCAGCGGCGATCGACGAGGTGAAGTACCTCGCCGGGCACGGTCAGGGTCACGCCATGTCGTACCCAGCCTCGGGCGACCTATCGGGTTTCGAGCCGAATGGGGGTGTTCCCGTGCTCGACACCGGCCGCTGGTTCTACGAGCGATTGCTGGCACTGCCGCTGGTGCAGAGGGGGATCACCGACACCGGCACCGGCGACACCTCGGGCATCAACCTGTTCAACCCTGCCCCGAACGACACCGTCGTGGCCTGGGTGCAGTTCGTCGACTCGGCCGGGGT is a genomic window of Sphaerobacter thermophilus DSM 20745 containing:
- the ribB gene encoding 3,4-dihydroxy-2-butanone-4-phosphate synthase, whose translation is MPLATIEQAIAALRAGRFVIIVDGPDRENEGDLCIAGQFITPEAVNFIVREARGLLCAAMAPEWVDRLRLPLMVDPASNSAPFGTAFTVSVEARQGVTTGISAHDRARTIRTLADPASTPADFAMPGHVFPLRARPGGVLERPGQTEAAVDLARLAGLHPVVAICEIMADDGTMARLPELERFATRHDIPIISVADLAAVRRAQADRHPAGVADHSPAGTAAREGTAYGC
- the ribH gene encoding 6,7-dimethyl-8-ribityllumazine synthase, translating into MRTIEGMLTGRGLRIGMVVARFNEFVTSKLMEGALDALVRHEVDPDAIDVLWVPGSFEIPLAAKRMADSGRYDAVVCLGAVIRGATPHFDYVASEVAKGVANVSLATGVPVIFGVLTTDTIEQAIERAGTKAGNKGFDAAVTAIEMANALRQLDTVAASV